In Rattus norvegicus strain BN/NHsdMcwi chromosome 3, GRCr8, whole genome shotgun sequence, a genomic segment contains:
- the Slc23a2 gene encoding solute carrier family 23 member 2 isoform X2 — protein sequence MTSGPPASSSGPFSSAWESLHCCRQHLDAEITVANGTAELLEHIWHPRIQEIQGAIIMSSLIEVVIGLLGLPGALLRYIGPLTITPTVALIGLSGFQAAGERAGKHWGIAMLTIFLVLLFSQYARNVKFPLPIYKSKKGWTAYKLQLFKMFPIILAILVSWLLCFIFTVTDVFPSNSTDYGYYARTDARKGVLLVAPWFKVPYPFQWGMPTVSAAGVIGMLSAVVASIIESIGDYYACARLSCAPPPPIHAINRGIFVEGLSCVLDGVFGTGNGSTSSSPNIGVLGITKVGSRRVIQYGAALMLGLGMIGKFSALFASLPDPVLGALFCTLFGMITAVGLSNLQFIDLNSSRNLFVLGFSIFFGLVLPSYLRQNPLVTGITGIDQVLNVLLTTAMFVGGCVAFILDNTIPGTPEERGIKKWKKGVSKGNKSLDGMESYNLPFGMNIIKKYRCFSYLPISPTFAGYTWKGFGKSENRRSSDKDSQATV from the exons agatcACAGTTGCCAACGGAACGGCAGAGCTGTTGGAACACATCTGGCACCCCCGGATCCAAGAG ATCCAGGGGGCTATAATCATGTCCTCACTGATAGAAGTGGTCATTGGCCTCCTTGGCCTGCCTGGGGCTCTGCTGAGGTATATTGGACCCTTGACCATCACACCCACCGTGGCCCTCATTGGCCtctctggtttccaggcagcAGGAGAGCGAGCTGGGAAGCACTGGGGCATTGCCATGCT gACAATTTTCCTAGTGTTACTATTCTCACAATATGCCAGAAATGTTAAATTTCCTCTCCCAATCTACAAATCCAAGAAAGGATGGACGGCCTACAAGTTACAACTTTTCAAAATGTTTCCT ATAATCCTGGCTATCCTCGTGTCCTGGCTGCTGTGCTTCATCTTCACGGTGACTGACGTCTTCCCTTCCAACAGCACCGACTATGGCTACTATGCACGCACAGATGCCAGGAAGGGCGTACTTCTGGTAGCCCCATGGTTTAAGGTTCCATACCCAT TTCAGTGGGGGATGCCCACCGTCTCTGCAGCTGGCGTCATTGGCATGCTCAGTGCTGTCGTAGCCAGTATCATTGAGTCCATCGGCGACTACTATGCCTGCGCCAGGCTCTCCTGTGCCCCACCACCTCCTATACATGCAATAAACAG GGGTATTTTTGTGGAGGGTCTTTCTTGTGTTCTCGATGGCGTATTTGGTACCGGGAATGGCTCTACCTCCTCCAGTCCCAATATTGGAGTTTTGGGAATTACAAAG GTTGGCAGCCGCCGAGTGATCCAGTATGGTGCAGCTCTCATGCTGGGCTTGGGCATGATTGGCAAGTTCAGCGCCCTCTTCGCCTCCCTCCCAGACCCTGTACTCGGAGCCCTCTTCTGCACACTCTTTG GAATGATCACAGCTGTTGGCCTCTCTAACCTGCAGTTCATTGACTTGAATTCTTCCCGGAACCTATTTGTGCTTGGATTTTCCATCTTCTTTGGGCTTGTTCTTCCAAGTTACCTCAGACAAAACCCTCTGGTTACAG GCATAACAGGCATTGATCAAGTTCTGAATGTCCTTCTCACCACTGCTATGTTCGTCGGAGGCTGTGTGGCTTTTATTTTGGACAACACCATCCCAG GAACCCCAGAGGAAAGAGGAATCAAGAAATGGAAGAAGGGTGTGAGCAAAGGAAACAAGTCTCTTGACGGCATGGAGTCCTATAATTTGCCATTTGGCATGAACATTATtaaaaaatacagatgcttcagcTACCTGCCTATCAGCCCAACCTTTGCAGGTTACACATGGAAAGGCTTTGGGAAGAGTGAGAACAGGCGGAGTTCAGACAAAGACTCCCAGGCCACAGTATAG